The following proteins are co-located in the Pseudarthrobacter siccitolerans genome:
- a CDS encoding DUF58 domain-containing protein, translated as MAISGRFVLLVLVGLVPVLLLPGWGTFFLVAGGLAALAAVDLVLAGSPRRIRIVRRELGNVTLHGTAESVLTVTNDGGRRLRGTLRDAWQPSAGARHPVQDLDVPADESRRVTVRLRPIRRGDLKAPHITVRSFGPLLLAARQRTIDCPGLLRVLPPFHSRRHLPSKLRKLRELDGKAAVQIRGAGTEFDSLRDYVRGDDVRSIDWRATARRSAVVVRTWRPERDRRVVMLLDTSRTSAARIGDEPRLDTGMEAALLLGVLAERGGDRVDFLAFDRRTRARAGSAGQGNLLGQLVQAMAPLEAELIELDWQAIPAQVRAVSAHRSLVVLLTSLDGGAPEEGLIPTAAQLAHQHVVVVAAVRDPQLGLMLQERDSAAGVFRAAAAERSLLQRAAVTAELRRQGVEVVDAEPQELPPRLADMYIRLKAAGRL; from the coding sequence ATGGCCATCTCCGGGCGTTTCGTGCTGCTGGTCCTGGTGGGCCTGGTACCGGTCCTGCTGCTGCCCGGCTGGGGTACATTCTTCCTCGTGGCCGGCGGCCTGGCGGCCCTGGCGGCCGTTGACCTGGTCCTGGCCGGTTCCCCGCGCCGGATCCGCATCGTGCGCCGGGAGCTTGGCAACGTGACTTTGCATGGGACCGCCGAGTCCGTACTCACCGTGACCAACGACGGCGGCCGGCGGCTGCGCGGAACGCTCCGCGATGCCTGGCAGCCCTCTGCAGGAGCCCGGCATCCGGTACAGGATCTTGACGTTCCGGCCGATGAAAGCCGCCGGGTAACCGTGCGCCTGCGGCCGATCCGGCGTGGAGACCTCAAGGCACCGCATATCACTGTGCGAAGCTTCGGACCGCTGCTGCTGGCGGCCCGCCAGCGGACCATCGACTGCCCCGGGCTGTTGCGGGTCCTCCCTCCCTTCCATTCCCGGCGGCACCTGCCCTCCAAGCTGCGGAAGCTCCGCGAACTGGACGGCAAGGCTGCAGTGCAGATCAGGGGTGCCGGCACGGAATTCGACTCCCTGCGTGACTACGTCCGCGGCGACGACGTCCGGTCCATCGACTGGCGTGCAACAGCACGGCGCTCCGCGGTGGTGGTGCGCACCTGGCGGCCGGAACGCGACCGCCGCGTTGTGATGCTCCTGGATACATCGCGGACATCCGCAGCGAGGATCGGCGACGAGCCACGGCTGGACACCGGCATGGAAGCCGCCCTGCTCCTGGGTGTCCTCGCCGAACGGGGCGGGGACAGGGTTGATTTCCTGGCGTTCGACCGGCGCACCCGGGCCAGGGCCGGATCAGCGGGTCAGGGCAACCTCCTGGGCCAACTGGTCCAGGCCATGGCGCCGCTGGAAGCCGAACTCATCGAACTGGACTGGCAGGCAATCCCGGCGCAGGTACGCGCCGTATCCGCGCACCGGTCCCTGGTGGTGCTGCTGACCTCACTGGACGGCGGCGCACCCGAGGAAGGCCTGATTCCCACCGCTGCACAACTGGCCCATCAGCATGTTGTGGTGGTGGCAGCGGTGCGGGACCCCCAGCTCGGCCTGATGCTGCAGGAGCGTGACAGTGCCGCCGGCGTCTTCCGGGCAGCCGCCGCCGAACGCTCGCTCCTGCAGCGGGCAGCAGTGACGGCAGAGCTTCGCCGGCAAGGTGTGGAGGTGGTGGACGCAGAGCCGCAGGAACTGCCGCCCCGGCTGGCCGACATGTACATCAGGCTCAAGGCGGCAGGTAGATTGTGA
- a CDS encoding DUF7847 domain-containing protein, translating to MSEQDPGAERPQGPGGQQPQRGQPPGPGQQPAWGQQPQWGQQPGWGQQPAWGQQQGQQPWRSPQPPYPGSPYGQPRYVAPPKPGIVPLRPLMFGEILDGSFQTIRRNAKAMLGASLLAQSFAAILAAVITVVTATSMVSIEAWAESATPADFASLGFGFLAAVLLVAILTLFISAVLQGAMVVPVARSILNRPTGFRQMWILARSRAWTLVRLAALMMLAGLLAFILPAGVAVAVISTMERAGILLLIPLIPAVVALLTWIYIKLMVAPAAVVIEELGALEALRRSWSLTRANWWRIFGITLVVSILVGIIGQVVMIPVSLLPTFLSGFLSPHAGSEQDITVAVAVGVATAIVGALVGAVGYAFQTSVMALIYMDLRMRKDGLDIALLRQLETGADPDGIPGRSIAATGPGTVPGTGQAGVWPDVR from the coding sequence GTGTCAGAACAGGATCCGGGCGCGGAGCGGCCCCAGGGCCCGGGCGGGCAGCAGCCCCAGAGGGGCCAGCCGCCCGGGCCAGGCCAGCAACCTGCATGGGGTCAACAGCCACAGTGGGGCCAGCAGCCTGGATGGGGCCAGCAACCTGCATGGGGACAGCAGCAAGGGCAGCAGCCCTGGCGTTCACCCCAGCCTCCCTACCCGGGCTCCCCCTACGGCCAGCCCCGCTACGTGGCGCCGCCTAAACCGGGAATCGTCCCGCTTCGGCCCCTGATGTTCGGTGAGATCCTGGACGGCTCCTTCCAGACAATCCGGCGGAACGCCAAAGCCATGCTCGGCGCTTCCCTCCTCGCCCAGTCGTTCGCTGCGATCCTTGCCGCTGTGATCACGGTCGTGACGGCAACATCGATGGTCTCCATCGAAGCCTGGGCAGAAAGCGCCACCCCGGCTGACTTCGCCTCACTCGGCTTCGGATTCCTGGCCGCCGTCCTGCTGGTTGCAATCCTGACCCTCTTCATCTCGGCTGTCCTCCAGGGAGCCATGGTGGTGCCGGTGGCCCGATCCATCCTCAACCGCCCCACTGGATTCCGGCAGATGTGGATCCTGGCCCGTTCCCGGGCCTGGACGCTGGTCCGCCTGGCCGCGTTGATGATGCTGGCCGGCCTGCTCGCGTTCATACTGCCCGCAGGCGTGGCCGTCGCGGTGATCTCCACCATGGAACGTGCGGGGATCCTGCTCCTCATCCCCCTGATTCCCGCTGTTGTTGCCTTGCTCACCTGGATCTATATCAAGCTGATGGTGGCGCCGGCCGCCGTCGTCATCGAAGAGCTGGGGGCGCTTGAGGCCTTGCGACGATCGTGGTCGCTGACCCGCGCCAACTGGTGGCGGATCTTCGGGATCACCCTGGTGGTCAGCATCCTGGTGGGCATCATCGGGCAGGTGGTCATGATCCCGGTGAGCCTGCTGCCCACGTTCCTCTCCGGTTTCCTCTCACCGCACGCGGGCAGTGAGCAGGACATCACGGTGGCGGTTGCTGTAGGGGTGGCCACTGCCATCGTGGGTGCCCTGGTAGGGGCCGTGGGCTACGCCTTCCAGACGTCGGTGATGGCCTTGATCTACATGGATCTCCGGATGCGCAAGGACGGCCTGGACATCGCACTGCTCCGCCAGCTGGAAACCGGGGCGGATCCGGACGGCATACCGGGCCGCAGCATTGCTGCAACGGGGCCGGGAACGGTTCCCGGAACCGGCCAGGCCGGGGTTTGGCCGGATGTCCGCTGA
- a CDS encoding AAA family ATPase produces the protein MSEQGSGPRVLDSTGHDSTGHNSNGHAPAGHASARQALLDVRHEVAKAVVGQDATVTGMLIALLSQGHVLLEGVPGVAKTLLVRSLSAALSLDTKRVQFTPDLMPGDVTGSLVYDSHTSEFSFREGPVFTNLLLADEINRTPPKTQASLLEAMEERQVSVDGTSRPLPSPFLVAATQNPVEYEGTYPLPEAQLDRFLLKLTMPLPERHDEIEVIRRHAAGFDPRDLAGAGVRAVAGAADLERARQAVATVAVEPEIIAYIVDLVRATRSAPSFQLGVSPRGATALLNTSRAWAWLSGRSFVTPDDVKALALPCLRHRVTLQPEAQMDGVRVDDVLGSILASVPVPR, from the coding sequence ATGAGCGAACAAGGCAGCGGCCCCCGGGTCCTTGATTCCACTGGACACGATTCCACTGGGCACAATTCGAACGGGCATGCGCCGGCTGGGCATGCTTCAGCCCGGCAGGCCCTCCTGGATGTGCGCCATGAGGTGGCCAAAGCAGTGGTGGGTCAGGACGCCACGGTCACGGGCATGCTGATCGCCCTGCTGTCGCAGGGGCATGTGCTGCTGGAAGGTGTGCCCGGAGTGGCCAAGACCCTGCTGGTGCGCTCATTGTCCGCCGCCCTGAGCCTGGACACCAAGAGGGTGCAGTTCACCCCCGACCTGATGCCGGGCGACGTCACCGGATCCCTGGTCTACGACTCGCACACCTCGGAATTCTCGTTCCGGGAGGGTCCCGTGTTCACCAATCTCCTGCTGGCCGACGAAATCAACCGCACACCGCCCAAGACGCAGGCATCACTGCTTGAGGCCATGGAGGAGCGGCAGGTCTCCGTGGACGGCACCTCCCGCCCGCTGCCCTCGCCGTTTCTCGTGGCCGCCACCCAGAACCCGGTGGAGTACGAGGGCACCTATCCGCTTCCCGAGGCACAGCTGGACCGGTTCCTGCTGAAGCTCACCATGCCGCTGCCGGAGCGCCACGACGAGATCGAGGTCATCCGGCGGCACGCCGCTGGCTTTGATCCCCGCGACCTGGCAGGCGCCGGCGTCCGGGCCGTGGCGGGCGCCGCCGATCTCGAGCGCGCGCGGCAGGCGGTGGCCACTGTGGCAGTGGAACCCGAGATCATCGCCTACATCGTGGACCTGGTGCGGGCCACCCGTTCGGCGCCGTCGTTCCAGCTTGGGGTTTCGCCCCGCGGTGCCACGGCCCTGCTGAACACGTCCCGTGCCTGGGCCTGGCTGTCGGGACGGAGCTTTGTCACCCCTGACGACGTCAAGGCCCTGGCGCTGCCCTGCCTGCGGCACCGGGTGACGTTGCAGCCGGAAGCACAGATGGACGGGGTCCGGGTGGATGACGTGCTGGGCAGCATCCTGGCTTCAGTTCCAGTGCCGCGCTGA
- a CDS encoding DUF4166 domain-containing protein: MNIPIYQQVLGPDYGRLQPELQEYFSLAPGSGQYGVGEGTFDVVGCRQDWLRPLLRLTGGEEAFFPEYGENIPFRIENHAHQDPFGRSSLTARREIRFPGRTRIFQDTTSGARRNGAHQLVDYVGRYRRLVTDLNLSVTAEGRLRGVSEASRLFLGRLRIPLPAALDAKAYAEQWWDPAEGSNGRHRIQVKVIQPQIGLVLVYAGSFDYRLRPYTGGSSAQSFLPRYAQPDRWENRV, encoded by the coding sequence ATGAACATTCCCATATACCAGCAGGTCCTCGGACCGGACTACGGCCGGTTGCAGCCCGAACTGCAGGAGTACTTTTCGCTCGCCCCGGGCTCCGGCCAGTACGGTGTGGGCGAAGGGACCTTCGATGTGGTGGGCTGCCGGCAGGACTGGCTGCGTCCCCTGCTGCGGCTCACCGGCGGTGAGGAAGCCTTCTTTCCCGAGTACGGGGAGAACATCCCGTTCCGGATCGAGAACCACGCACACCAGGATCCCTTTGGCCGGTCCAGCCTGACGGCCCGCCGCGAAATCCGGTTTCCCGGGCGCACGCGGATCTTCCAGGACACCACCAGCGGGGCCCGCCGGAACGGGGCACACCAGCTGGTTGATTATGTTGGCCGGTACCGGCGCCTGGTGACGGACCTGAACCTGAGCGTCACGGCGGAGGGACGGCTTCGCGGGGTGTCGGAAGCCTCGAGGCTGTTTCTTGGCCGCCTCCGCATTCCGCTTCCCGCCGCACTGGATGCGAAAGCCTATGCGGAGCAGTGGTGGGACCCGGCCGAAGGAAGCAACGGCAGGCACCGCATCCAGGTCAAGGTGATCCAGCCCCAGATCGGCCTGGTCCTGGTCTATGCGGGCAGCTTTGACTACCGGCTGCGCCCCTACACCGGAGGAAGCTCCGCGCAGAGCTTCCTGCCGCGCTACGCCCAGCCGGACCGCTGGGAAAACCGGGTCTGA
- a CDS encoding DUF4350 domain-containing protein, with protein sequence MTEAVQEVAVPETRGGKNTGADSLTAAGGKPFRWLRRHRGMAALAAVVAAALGLVVWGQLAPKGDGLPLSVHNPEPEGARAVSEILGRHGVKVTDATSFEAAMAGLADSDSPTLLLYDRDGFLDDARLLELADAAGRVVVIAPRLQTLAMLDSGIRQAGAVPESSPVLEPGCSLPDAAAAGQVTGESGFVYEGGTSCYRPAGSAAGLLAISGDGRVTVLGSTAVLSNEGLDQLGNAALAIRTLGSSADLIWYLPSVADMDTTGSPQTLDELAPDWSRFIGPWLALVALAAILWRGRRHGPLVFEPLPVVVKAVETAEGRARLYQDAHAIDRARDNLRAGTLVRLAAKLRLGPAATADEAAEAVARFLARPSHDIKQLLEEHPRTEARLVTWARELNTLEKEVSSR encoded by the coding sequence ATGACCGAAGCGGTTCAGGAAGTAGCAGTACCGGAAACCCGGGGAGGCAAAAACACCGGCGCGGACTCCCTGACTGCGGCTGGAGGAAAGCCGTTCCGCTGGCTCCGGCGGCACCGCGGCATGGCGGCCCTGGCGGCCGTGGTTGCCGCCGCGTTGGGCCTGGTCGTCTGGGGGCAACTGGCTCCCAAGGGGGACGGCCTTCCCCTGTCAGTCCACAACCCGGAGCCGGAGGGGGCACGGGCAGTCAGCGAGATCCTCGGCCGCCACGGCGTTAAGGTCACCGACGCCACAAGCTTTGAGGCAGCCATGGCCGGCTTGGCGGACAGCGACTCCCCCACCCTCCTGCTCTACGACAGGGACGGGTTCCTCGATGACGCCCGGCTGCTCGAGCTGGCAGACGCGGCCGGCCGGGTGGTGGTGATTGCGCCCAGGCTGCAGACTCTTGCCATGCTGGACAGCGGTATCAGGCAGGCAGGTGCGGTGCCCGAGTCATCGCCGGTATTGGAGCCCGGCTGTTCCCTGCCGGACGCCGCGGCTGCCGGCCAGGTCACCGGGGAGTCGGGCTTCGTGTACGAAGGCGGGACGTCCTGTTACCGGCCCGCCGGCTCCGCCGCCGGGCTGCTGGCCATCAGCGGCGATGGCCGCGTCACCGTACTGGGCAGTACCGCGGTGCTCAGCAACGAAGGACTCGACCAACTCGGCAACGCGGCCCTCGCGATCCGGACGCTCGGCAGCTCGGCGGACCTGATCTGGTACCTGCCGTCCGTTGCGGACATGGACACCACGGGTTCCCCCCAAACACTCGACGAGCTCGCACCGGACTGGTCGCGCTTCATTGGGCCCTGGCTTGCCCTGGTGGCACTGGCGGCCATCCTGTGGCGGGGCCGGCGGCATGGGCCGCTGGTCTTCGAGCCCCTGCCCGTGGTGGTCAAGGCAGTGGAAACAGCGGAGGGACGGGCCCGCCTGTATCAGGATGCGCACGCCATCGATCGGGCGCGGGACAACCTGCGGGCCGGGACACTGGTGCGGCTGGCAGCGAAACTCCGCCTTGGCCCGGCCGCCACCGCCGATGAAGCTGCGGAGGCGGTGGCCCGGTTTCTGGCCCGCCCCTCCCATGACATCAAGCAGCTCCTTGAAGAACATCCGCGCACCGAGGCACGGCTGGTGACCTGGGCGCGGGAACTGAACACCCTAGAGAAAGAGGTCAGTAGCCGATGA
- a CDS encoding DUF4129 domain-containing protein: MSAESPLLPTAEEARRWAAEELAKSEYREAEPGWLDSLWRGFLDWLRSLDGPPGSDAPVPSPVIGIVIALVIAVAVILARPRLNPKARQAKEVFEPDSALTAPGYRQRAEAAAAAGKWGDAVVDRFRALVRSAEDRIVLEPQPGRTADEAALALSRPFPAEAASLDEAARTFDAVRYGNWAAGSLDYKAMTRLDTDLEARKPLRHDAAQDAAVLP; encoded by the coding sequence ATGTCCGCTGAGTCTCCTCTGCTGCCCACAGCGGAGGAAGCCCGCCGCTGGGCCGCAGAGGAACTGGCCAAATCCGAATACCGGGAAGCTGAGCCTGGCTGGCTCGACTCGCTGTGGCGCGGTTTCCTCGACTGGCTGCGGTCCCTGGACGGGCCACCGGGAAGCGATGCGCCGGTGCCGAGCCCTGTCATTGGGATTGTCATCGCCCTGGTCATTGCCGTTGCCGTAATCCTGGCCCGGCCCCGCCTGAACCCCAAAGCCCGGCAGGCAAAGGAAGTCTTCGAGCCGGACAGCGCACTCACTGCCCCCGGTTACCGGCAGCGCGCAGAAGCTGCTGCTGCGGCCGGGAAGTGGGGGGACGCCGTCGTCGACCGCTTCCGCGCACTGGTCCGTTCGGCCGAAGACCGCATCGTGCTGGAACCCCAGCCGGGCCGGACCGCGGACGAAGCCGCCCTGGCCCTGTCCCGGCCCTTCCCTGCGGAAGCAGCGAGCCTGGATGAAGCGGCCAGGACCTTCGACGCAGTCCGCTACGGAAACTGGGCGGCCGGCAGCCTTGACTATAAGGCCATGACAAGGCTCGACACCGATCTCGAGGCCCGCAAACCCTTACGGCACGATGCGGCGCAGGACGCGGCGGTGCTGCCATGA
- a CDS encoding chorismate mutase gives MTQHNLHAPGSDDYDPSASSLAGQVDQSVMAELLSIRSSIDNIDATLVYLLAERFKATQKVGFLKAAHRLPAGDPGREAAQIARLRKLAEDAHLDPAFAEKFLNFIIGEVIRHHEAIAEDHQAASGQHPQASALA, from the coding sequence ATGACGCAGCACAACCTTCACGCTCCTGGCTCCGACGACTACGATCCCTCAGCCAGCTCCCTGGCCGGCCAGGTGGACCAGTCGGTGATGGCTGAACTGCTGTCCATCCGTTCCAGCATCGACAACATCGACGCCACGCTGGTCTACCTCCTGGCCGAGCGCTTCAAGGCAACCCAGAAAGTGGGCTTCCTCAAGGCTGCCCACCGGCTCCCCGCCGGCGACCCCGGCCGCGAGGCGGCGCAGATCGCCAGGCTCCGCAAGCTGGCCGAAGACGCACACCTTGACCCCGCATTCGCGGAAAAGTTCCTGAATTTCATCATCGGCGAGGTCATCCGGCATCACGAGGCAATCGCCGAAGACCACCAGGCAGCCTCGGGACAGCACCCCCAGGCATCAGCCCTCGCGTGA